A single window of Nematostella vectensis chromosome 4, jaNemVect1.1, whole genome shotgun sequence DNA harbors:
- the LOC5510914 gene encoding uncharacterized protein LOC5510914, with translation MLSWFKGEEKPKPDPKKFHKPDFYHGSDGPEFRIIESFEGYEVRQYARSQWVSTKADPGEIMSAFWRLYGYINGKNDQSKKMSMNLPVRVHITLNENDTDGSNVKSCIMSFYISSEFLPEIPKPNDQAVFIEEDKSKVVYVCHFPGFAKEKDWKDTRKSLRQALDKDCKRYATFEYYSMGYDPPYKLWGRRNEMVLVASPQPDLMDIVDEDEKVNEVFQKGPATSCFHSLSRRHSSLQVRRIDGKMFSWFKGEEKPKIDPTEFHQPESYKGGEGPMFKVMKDESTEDYETRIYKQTNWVSSRMETSNYDDAGSKLFWKLFGYIGGKNEKKTKIAMTTPVRSKVEIGEDNDIKSMTMSFFTSPSQLPNPPAADDETVFHEENPEMKVYATSFGGFAKAKDWRENFEKLKTALEQDGKGFVKGYYYTAGYDPPFRLWGRVNEIMLVAASDE, from the exons ATGCTCAGCTGGTTTAAAGGTGAGGAGAAACCCAAGCCGGACCCGAAGAAATTTCACAAACCAGACTTCTATCACGGATCGGACGGTCCTGAATTTAGGATAATCGAATCATTCGAAGGTTACGAAGTTAGGCAATACGCAAGATCACAATGGGTTTCCACCAAGGCAGACCCCGGTGAGATCATGTCTGCATTCTGGAGGCTTTACGGCTACATCAACGGCAAGAATGACCAGTCCAAGAAAATGTCCATGAATCTACCGGTACGAGTTCACATAACACTGAACGAAAACGACACGGATGGATCAAACGTCAAATCATGCATAATGAGTTTCTATATCTCTAGCGAGTTCCTTCCAGAAATTCCTAAGCCTAATGACCAAGCAGTGTTTATTGAAGAAGATAAGAGTAAAGTTGTATATGTGTGCCATTTTCCTGGATTTGCTAAGGAAAAGGATTGGAAAGATACCAGGAAAAGTCTGCGGCAGGCCCTGGATAAAGACTGTAAACGTTACGCAACATTTGAGTATTACTCCATGGGATACGACCCTCCGTATAAATTATGGGGCCGACGCAATGAAATGGTACTTGTCGCTAGCCCACAACCGGATCTAATGGACATCGTAGACGAAGACGAAAAAGTTAACGAAGTTTTTCA AAAAGGTCCAGCCACGTCGTGTTTTCATTCGCTTTCCCGTCGCCATTCCTCGCTGCAAGTTCGAAGAATCGACGGCAAAATGTTTAGCTGGTTTAAAGGAGAAGAAAAACCTAAAATAGACCCGACGGAATTCCACCAGCCAGAAAGCTACAAGGGGGGCGAGGGGCCTATGTTCAAAGTCATGAAGGATGAAAGCACCGAAGACTACGAAACACGCATTTACAAGCAAACTAACTGGGTTTCTAGCCGAATGGAGACCTCAAATTATGACGATGCGGGTAGCAAATTATTCTGGAAATTGTTTGGTTACATCGGAGGCAAGaacgaaaagaaaacaaagattgCGATGACTACCCCGGTTCGCAGCAAAGTCGAAATTGGGGAAGACAACGATATAAAATCCATGACGATGTCTTTCTTCACCTCTCCTTCCCAGCTTCCAAATCCACCAGCAGCGGACGACGAGACTGTGTTCCACGAAGAAAACCCAGAAATGAAAGTCTATGCTACTAGCTTTGGGGGTTTCGCTAAAGCTAAAGACTGGAGAGAGAATTTTGAGAAGTTGAAGACGGCTCTGGAGCAGGACGGGAAGGGATTTGTTAAGGGCTACTACTatactgcgggttacgatccTCCCTTCAGGCTTTGGGGCAGAGTCAATGAGATAATGTTGGTTGCAGCCAGTGATGAATGA